From one Prosthecobacter vanneervenii genomic stretch:
- a CDS encoding 8-oxo-dGTP diphosphatase, with amino-acid sequence MFILDEVKREVLLIRKKRGLGAGKINGPGGKIDPGETSLQCAIRETQEELGVTALDPVHHGELWFQFVDGLRMHVDVYVATAHEGEPVETDEAVPLWTPLHALPFDEMWADDIHWLERMLVEREKFLGRFVFDDDKMLTHEVKWG; translated from the coding sequence ATGTTCATCCTTGATGAGGTGAAGCGGGAGGTGCTGCTCATTCGGAAGAAGCGCGGACTGGGCGCGGGTAAGATCAACGGCCCGGGTGGCAAGATCGACCCGGGTGAGACCTCGCTGCAATGCGCGATCCGTGAGACGCAGGAGGAGCTGGGCGTGACGGCGCTGGACCCGGTGCACCACGGGGAGCTGTGGTTTCAGTTTGTGGACGGGCTGCGGATGCATGTGGATGTGTATGTGGCCACGGCACACGAGGGGGAGCCGGTGGAGACGGACGAGGCGGTGCCGCTGTGGACGCCGCTGCATGCGCTGCCGTTTGATGAGATGTGGGCGGATGACATCCACTGGCTGGAGCGGATGCTGGTGGAGCGTGAGAAGTTTCTGGGAAGGTTTGTGTTTGATGATGACAAGATGCTCACACACGAAGTGAAGTGGGGGTGA
- a CDS encoding DUF502 domain-containing protein → MAFDPPSTNLTSEAPAPKGWGVWLRNKFLAGLALALPLIITFWILFSIYDLLHAWSKPVLAQTVNLINEFSEQPLLNIEDPNLESLTNFIGFLFSVLAILGLGFMATNVIGVHIVTAVDKLLLRIPLVAVIYRPLKQVIDAFRSLGGTKQNFKRVVYVEYPVPGMRMIGFATGQYCDAQTGKAQTCVLLPTAPSPMTGILLVVDSDKISDAPITIEEAMKMIISGGLVSPLNAAPLNQKPATGSLAEPPVPAPEPELELPAGLPRAEDFDAGDTEILAQSLDIKSGKRWLRALPWKKR, encoded by the coding sequence ATGGCATTTGATCCCCCCAGCACGAATCTGACGAGTGAGGCGCCCGCGCCGAAGGGGTGGGGTGTGTGGCTGCGGAACAAGTTTCTGGCGGGGCTGGCGCTGGCGCTGCCGCTGATCATCACGTTCTGGATCCTGTTTTCGATCTACGACCTGCTGCACGCGTGGAGCAAGCCAGTGCTGGCGCAGACGGTGAACCTCATCAATGAGTTTTCCGAACAGCCGCTGCTGAACATCGAGGACCCGAATCTGGAGAGCCTGACAAATTTCATCGGGTTCCTGTTTTCGGTGCTGGCCATTCTGGGGCTGGGCTTCATGGCGACGAATGTGATCGGCGTGCACATCGTGACGGCGGTGGACAAGCTGCTGCTGAGGATTCCGCTGGTGGCGGTGATCTACCGGCCGCTGAAGCAGGTGATCGACGCGTTTCGGAGCCTGGGTGGGACGAAGCAGAATTTCAAACGGGTGGTGTATGTGGAGTATCCGGTGCCTGGGATGCGGATGATCGGATTTGCGACGGGGCAGTACTGCGATGCGCAGACGGGCAAGGCGCAGACCTGCGTGCTGCTGCCGACGGCACCGAGCCCGATGACGGGGATCCTGCTGGTGGTGGACTCTGACAAGATCTCGGATGCGCCGATCACGATCGAAGAGGCGATGAAGATGATCATCTCAGGCGGGCTGGTGTCTCCGCTGAATGCGGCGCCGCTGAATCAGAAGCCTGCCACGGGATCGCTGGCAGAGCCGCCGGTGCCTGCGCCCGAACCTGAGCTGGAACTGCCGGCAGGGCTGCCGAGGGCGGAAGACTTTGATGCCGGGGACACGGAGATCCTGGCGCAGTCCCTGGACATCAAGAGCGGGAAGCGCTGGCTGCGTGCGCTGCCGTGGAAGAAACGTTGA
- a CDS encoding sulfatase family protein has product MKCLLLLCGVFWIQAVCVAAADDPPNIVLVMADDQGWGDMGYNGNAELKTPNFDALAKEGVRFDQFHAAAPVCSPTRGSVLTGRTPNRYGCFSWGHPIRPQEITIAKALKTAGYATGHFGKWHLGSVQKDSPVSPGACGFDEWVSSPNFFDLDPVLSVQGKATAFQGDSSDITVDEALKFIRRCAEKKQRFLAVVWFGSPHDPHQALEADRALYEGLPVKKQHFYGEITAMDRAFGKLRGELKNLDLRENTLLWYCSDNGALPKVGSTGGRRGFKGQIFEGGLAVPGLMEWPEAFPEPKVIKAPCVTSDIYPTVLGLAGVKMEKQPPLDGMDLMPLLTGEVKKRTQPIGFWDYGQKGIATPSKAWMDELLAAQAKGEEPKDPARLMPDAGVIGQPVSVTEFPGHAAWLDWPWKLHRVEDRKTHEVSWELYNLETDPDESNVLLAEQPERVPQMQKELEDWLESVARSLNGEDYGRKVE; this is encoded by the coding sequence ATGAAATGTCTCCTGCTGCTGTGTGGTGTTTTCTGGATTCAGGCTGTGTGTGTGGCTGCGGCTGATGATCCGCCGAACATCGTGCTGGTGATGGCGGATGACCAGGGGTGGGGCGACATGGGCTACAACGGGAACGCGGAGCTGAAGACGCCGAATTTTGATGCGCTGGCCAAGGAGGGGGTGAGGTTTGATCAATTCCATGCGGCTGCGCCGGTGTGCTCTCCTACACGCGGGAGCGTGCTGACGGGACGCACACCGAACCGGTATGGGTGCTTTTCGTGGGGGCACCCGATCCGGCCGCAGGAGATCACGATCGCGAAGGCGCTGAAAACGGCGGGGTATGCGACGGGGCATTTTGGGAAGTGGCATCTGGGATCGGTGCAGAAGGACAGCCCGGTGAGCCCGGGGGCGTGCGGGTTTGATGAATGGGTGTCGTCGCCGAACTTCTTTGATCTGGACCCGGTGCTGAGCGTGCAGGGGAAGGCGACGGCGTTTCAGGGGGACAGCTCGGACATCACGGTGGATGAGGCGCTGAAATTCATCCGGCGGTGTGCGGAGAAGAAGCAGCGGTTTCTAGCGGTGGTGTGGTTTGGGTCTCCGCATGACCCGCATCAGGCGCTGGAGGCGGACCGGGCGCTGTATGAGGGGCTGCCGGTGAAGAAGCAGCATTTTTATGGGGAGATCACCGCGATGGACCGTGCGTTTGGGAAGCTGAGGGGGGAACTCAAGAATCTGGATTTGAGAGAGAACACGCTGCTGTGGTACTGCAGCGACAATGGGGCGCTGCCGAAGGTGGGCTCGACGGGCGGGCGACGGGGATTCAAGGGGCAGATCTTTGAGGGCGGGCTGGCGGTGCCGGGGCTGATGGAGTGGCCGGAGGCATTTCCGGAGCCGAAGGTCATCAAGGCACCGTGTGTGACCTCTGACATCTATCCGACGGTACTAGGACTGGCAGGGGTGAAGATGGAGAAGCAGCCACCGCTGGACGGGATGGACCTGATGCCGCTGCTGACCGGGGAGGTGAAGAAGCGGACGCAGCCAATCGGATTCTGGGACTACGGGCAGAAGGGGATCGCCACGCCCTCGAAGGCGTGGATGGATGAACTGCTGGCGGCACAGGCCAAGGGGGAAGAGCCGAAGGACCCTGCGCGGCTGATGCCAGATGCGGGAGTGATTGGCCAGCCGGTGTCGGTGACGGAGTTTCCGGGGCATGCGGCGTGGCTGGACTGGCCGTGGAAACTGCACCGGGTGGAGGACCGGAAGACCCATGAGGTATCCTGGGAGCTGTATAATCTGGAGACGGACCCGGATGAGAGCAACGTGCTGCTGGCCGAGCAGCCGGAGCGGGTGCCGCAGATGCAGAAGGAGCTGGAAGACTGGCTGGAGAGCGTGGCGCGGAGCCTGAACGGGGAAGATTATGGGAGGAAGGTTGAATGA
- the sucB gene encoding dihydrolipoyllysine-residue succinyltransferase: MPSDIKIPALGESVAGGQIAKWHFKEGDYVKTGDILLTLETDKVAAEVTAEASGALHIGKQAGEDVEVGGVVGSIDESAAPAAKAEAPKPAPAAAPAPAPAAKEAEKPANVTEFKVVPKPEPTPAPAPKAAPAPEGRVTRKKMTPLRKKIADQLVSAQRTAAILTTFNECDMSNIMALRSQLQDNFVKKNGVKLGFMSFFIKAVVEALKAVPQINVRVEGDEIVQQHYYDIGVAVGTERGLIVPVLRDADQKSFADLEKDILGYAAKSKEGKIQVSDLTGGVFTISNGGVYGSLLSTPIINPPQSAILGMHSIQQRAVVVDGQVVVRPMMYLALSYDHRVVDGKEAVTFLIRVKDCIENPARMLVGA; this comes from the coding sequence ATGCCCTCAGACATCAAAATACCCGCACTCGGCGAATCCGTCGCCGGTGGACAGATTGCGAAATGGCACTTCAAAGAAGGTGACTACGTCAAAACTGGCGACATCCTGCTGACGCTGGAAACCGACAAGGTGGCCGCGGAAGTGACTGCGGAAGCCAGCGGTGCGCTGCACATCGGCAAGCAGGCCGGTGAAGATGTGGAAGTGGGCGGTGTGGTCGGTTCGATCGATGAAAGCGCTGCACCTGCGGCGAAGGCTGAAGCACCGAAGCCGGCCCCGGCTGCTGCTCCTGCACCCGCGCCTGCGGCGAAGGAGGCTGAGAAGCCTGCGAACGTGACGGAATTCAAGGTGGTGCCGAAGCCCGAGCCGACCCCGGCTCCTGCGCCGAAGGCCGCCCCGGCCCCGGAAGGCCGCGTGACGCGCAAGAAGATGACGCCGCTGCGCAAGAAGATCGCCGACCAGCTGGTGAGCGCGCAGCGCACGGCTGCGATCCTGACGACCTTCAACGAGTGCGACATGAGCAACATCATGGCGCTGCGCTCGCAGCTGCAGGACAACTTTGTGAAGAAGAACGGTGTGAAGCTGGGCTTCATGAGCTTCTTCATCAAGGCGGTGGTGGAAGCGCTGAAGGCGGTGCCGCAGATCAATGTGCGCGTGGAAGGCGACGAGATCGTGCAGCAGCACTACTATGACATCGGCGTGGCGGTGGGCACGGAGCGCGGGCTGATCGTGCCGGTGCTGCGTGACGCGGACCAGAAGAGCTTTGCGGACCTGGAGAAAGACATCCTGGGCTACGCGGCGAAATCCAAGGAAGGCAAGATTCAGGTGAGCGACCTGACCGGCGGTGTCTTCACGATCTCCAACGGTGGTGTGTACGGATCCCTGCTGAGCACGCCGATCATCAACCCGCCGCAGAGCGCGATCCTGGGGATGCACAGCATCCAGCAGCGTGCGGTGGTGGTGGACGGCCAAGTGGTCGTGCGCCCGATGATGTATCTGGCGCTGAGCTATGACCACCGTGTGGTCGATGGCAAAGAGGCGGTGACCTTCCTCATCCGGGTGAAGGACTGCATTGAAAATCCGGCACGCATGCTGGTGGGCGCGTGA
- a CDS encoding 2-oxoglutarate dehydrogenase E1 component produces the protein MSATLPYRANADFLESKYVDWKKDPASVEPLWSSFFEGFELGMARLPSKGAEAAGGGDAAPLSEKTLSFRMRVTNALQNFRALGHTAAHLDPLSDAGPEVPALTLAGLGFTAEELEEDVQTHLFRNGQTMKLKHMLAELQQIYCRKTGYEFMHIHHPEVRAWLLDRIEGRDLNAKPDAQDQLKALRWLLEAESFERFLHRRFVGQKRFSVEGGESMLVALETLLEALPAAGGKEIILGMAHRGRLSVLANFLRKPLEYLFYEFSENYVPNMVSGDGDVKYHLGFETMRQTTGGNTVGVMLAPNPSHLEAVDPVVEGMARARQRALGDTKERKKVVPVLVHGDAAFAGQGLVAEVLNLSQLPGYRTGGTVHIIINNQIGFTTMPEDARSSDYCTDVAKMIEAPVFHVNGDCPLEVMNATRLAFEFRQTFGRDVIVDIVCYRRHGHNETDEPGFTQPNMARAIAEHPSTATLFRLDLAATGVLDEAGAAALQRELDDQLEQGIKTLADRDKGADGGNPFEGSMAMPQPAYDYTPVKTGVALTNLKTIGQRLLETPEEFNLHPTIAKRFLAARKKAIEAGEGIDWAYAESLAFGSLLTEGHGVRLSGQDVRRGTFSQRHSVFYDSQTRERYIPLNNLAAEQGRYCVYNSLLSEAAVLGFDYGYSLLASNLLVCWEAQFGDFVNGAQVIIDQFISSAESKWQRPSHVTLLLPHGYEGQGPEHSSARLERFLQLCAGGNMQVCNFTTPAQYFHALRRQIKRSTRKPLVVMTPKSLLRHPKCVSKLTEMAEDTTFKEVLDDDKLLAPPERITRLILCSGKVYYDLLEFREENEIKNAAIIRIEQLYPLNYEMLKEIVAKYPRAQKKWIWCQEEPRNMGAFYYIRPRLEELSNHKLRYAGRERSSSPAAGSKAIHSLEQDKLVESAFSV, from the coding sequence ATGAGTGCTACACTGCCGTACCGCGCTAACGCGGATTTCCTCGAGTCCAAGTATGTGGACTGGAAAAAAGACCCTGCTTCCGTCGAACCGCTTTGGTCTTCCTTTTTCGAAGGTTTTGAACTGGGCATGGCCCGTCTGCCATCGAAAGGCGCTGAAGCTGCGGGTGGTGGAGACGCCGCCCCGCTTTCTGAGAAGACGCTGAGCTTCCGGATGCGGGTGACGAATGCGCTGCAGAATTTCCGTGCGCTGGGCCATACGGCTGCGCACCTGGATCCGCTGAGCGATGCGGGGCCTGAGGTGCCTGCGCTGACGCTGGCGGGGCTGGGCTTTACGGCGGAGGAGCTGGAGGAGGATGTGCAGACGCATCTCTTCCGCAACGGGCAGACGATGAAGCTGAAGCATATGCTGGCGGAGCTGCAGCAGATCTACTGCCGGAAGACGGGGTATGAGTTTATGCACATCCACCACCCTGAGGTGCGTGCGTGGCTGCTGGACCGGATCGAGGGCCGTGACCTGAATGCGAAGCCGGATGCGCAGGATCAGCTGAAGGCGCTGCGCTGGCTGCTGGAGGCGGAGTCTTTTGAGCGATTCCTGCACCGCCGGTTTGTGGGACAGAAGCGTTTCTCGGTGGAGGGCGGTGAGAGCATGCTGGTGGCGCTGGAGACGCTGCTGGAGGCGCTGCCTGCGGCAGGGGGCAAGGAGATCATCCTGGGGATGGCGCACCGCGGCCGTCTGAGCGTGCTGGCGAACTTCCTGCGGAAGCCGCTGGAGTATCTCTTCTATGAGTTTAGCGAGAACTATGTGCCGAACATGGTGTCTGGCGATGGTGATGTGAAGTATCACCTGGGCTTTGAGACGATGAGGCAGACGACTGGCGGGAACACGGTGGGTGTGATGCTGGCTCCGAACCCGAGCCATCTGGAGGCTGTGGATCCGGTGGTGGAAGGGATGGCGCGTGCGCGCCAGCGTGCGCTGGGCGACACGAAGGAGCGCAAGAAGGTGGTGCCGGTGCTGGTGCACGGGGACGCTGCGTTTGCGGGCCAGGGGCTGGTGGCGGAGGTGCTGAACCTTTCGCAGCTGCCGGGCTACCGCACGGGCGGCACGGTGCACATCATCATCAACAACCAGATCGGCTTCACGACGATGCCGGAGGATGCGCGCAGCTCCGACTATTGTACGGACGTGGCGAAGATGATCGAGGCGCCGGTTTTCCATGTGAATGGCGACTGCCCGCTGGAGGTGATGAACGCGACGCGCCTGGCGTTTGAGTTCCGCCAGACGTTTGGCCGCGACGTGATCGTGGACATCGTGTGCTATCGCCGCCACGGCCACAATGAGACGGACGAGCCTGGATTTACGCAGCCGAACATGGCGCGCGCGATCGCTGAGCATCCGTCCACAGCGACGCTGTTCCGTCTGGATCTGGCGGCGACGGGCGTGCTGGACGAGGCTGGTGCGGCTGCGCTGCAGCGCGAGCTGGACGACCAGCTGGAGCAGGGGATCAAGACGCTGGCGGACCGCGACAAGGGTGCGGACGGCGGCAATCCGTTTGAGGGCAGCATGGCGATGCCGCAGCCTGCGTATGACTACACGCCGGTGAAGACGGGCGTGGCGCTGACGAACCTGAAGACGATCGGGCAGCGTCTGCTGGAGACGCCGGAGGAGTTCAACCTGCATCCGACGATCGCGAAACGTTTCCTGGCAGCGCGCAAGAAGGCGATCGAGGCCGGCGAAGGAATCGACTGGGCGTATGCGGAGTCGCTGGCGTTTGGCAGCCTGCTGACGGAGGGGCACGGAGTGCGCCTGAGTGGTCAGGATGTGCGACGCGGTACGTTCAGCCAGCGGCACAGTGTGTTTTATGACAGCCAGACGCGCGAGCGGTACATCCCGCTGAACAATCTGGCTGCCGAACAGGGGCGCTACTGCGTGTACAACAGCCTGCTTTCCGAAGCTGCGGTGCTGGGCTTTGACTACGGGTACTCGCTGCTGGCGAGCAACCTGCTGGTTTGCTGGGAGGCGCAGTTTGGCGACTTTGTGAACGGCGCGCAGGTGATCATCGACCAGTTCATCTCGAGTGCCGAGAGCAAGTGGCAGCGGCCGAGCCATGTGACGCTGCTGCTGCCGCACGGGTATGAAGGCCAGGGGCCGGAGCACTCGAGCGCACGACTGGAGCGATTCCTGCAGCTGTGTGCCGGAGGCAACATGCAGGTGTGCAACTTCACAACGCCTGCGCAGTATTTCCATGCGCTGCGCCGCCAGATCAAGCGCAGCACGCGCAAGCCGCTGGTGGTGATGACGCCGAAGAGCCTGCTGCGGCACCCGAAGTGTGTGTCGAAGCTGACCGAAATGGCGGAGGACACGACCTTCAAGGAAGTGCTGGACGACGACAAGCTGCTGGCGCCGCCGGAGCGGATCACCCGACTGATCCTGTGCAGCGGCAAGGTGTACTACGACCTGCTGGAATTCCGCGAGGAGAACGAGATCAAGAACGCAGCGATCATCCGAATCGAGCAGCTGTATCCGCTGAACTACGAGATGCTGAAGGAGATCGTGGCGAAGTATCCGCGTGCGCAGAAGAAGTGGATCTGGTGCCAGGAAGAGCCGCGGAACATGGGTGCGTTTTACTACATCCGCCCGCGTCTGGAAGAGCTCTCGAACCACAAGCTGCGGTACGCAGGCCGCGAACGCAGCTCCAGCCCGGCCGCCGGCTCCAAGGCGATCCACTCCCTCGAGCAGGACAAGCTCGTGGAGTCCGCGTTCAGCGTTTGA
- a CDS encoding outer membrane beta-barrel protein, whose translation MRSKLAILILALAVLCPAALRAQGLVAIQNYSADFRTEEPLTFSVIANTGYDRLKYNVGSPTLSNIDSWYTQGGASLSYTRPDQTTPFSFSLESSVLQYVKGVPTYGNTFYNGRANFNFEHRFSERLKVSDNFYLTYGTNPTSAFGYGGTSALWNGQFLYGYNNLNVSYAWSPRLSTTTSYTFDGIAYQDSTVATSQDRYSHLFGQQLAYKVSKRTSLTAEYRYRLTDYTKSAFQNYRSHFALAGVDHAWSENLSTSVRAGAEFYQNATVDKTKPYAEAAVNYSVARQTQLRWFSMLGFNGVLLGNYTSSYGVNTGVQVNHQVTKRLSVNGGASYAHSELSGGTAPDQRQDSVFLNAGIGYQLMDNLNVNANYSFSTQLSNNALIEFNRNRFSLGATATF comes from the coding sequence ATGCGCTCCAAACTGGCAATCCTCATCCTGGCCCTCGCCGTGCTCTGCCCGGCGGCACTCCGTGCGCAGGGACTCGTGGCGATCCAGAACTACTCTGCAGACTTCCGGACGGAGGAACCCCTGACCTTTTCTGTGATTGCCAACACAGGCTATGACCGGCTGAAGTACAACGTGGGATCGCCTACGCTTAGCAACATCGACTCCTGGTATACACAGGGCGGGGCATCGCTGTCCTACACACGTCCTGACCAGACGACGCCCTTCAGTTTCAGCCTGGAGAGCAGCGTGCTGCAGTATGTGAAGGGAGTGCCCACCTACGGCAACACTTTCTACAACGGCCGTGCGAACTTCAATTTTGAGCACCGCTTTTCCGAACGCCTGAAGGTGAGCGACAACTTTTACCTGACCTACGGTACGAACCCCACGAGCGCGTTTGGCTACGGCGGAACGAGCGCCCTGTGGAACGGGCAGTTTCTGTATGGGTATAACAACCTGAATGTGAGCTATGCGTGGTCTCCGAGACTGTCTACGACCACGTCTTACACGTTTGACGGCATTGCCTACCAGGACTCGACGGTGGCGACCTCCCAGGACCGGTACTCGCACCTGTTTGGCCAGCAGCTGGCGTATAAAGTTTCCAAACGGACGAGCCTGACGGCCGAGTATCGCTACCGCCTGACGGACTACACGAAGAGCGCCTTTCAGAACTACCGCTCCCACTTTGCCCTGGCGGGTGTGGATCATGCGTGGAGCGAGAATCTTTCCACGTCTGTGCGTGCCGGTGCGGAGTTTTACCAAAATGCCACCGTGGACAAAACGAAGCCGTATGCGGAAGCTGCGGTCAATTACTCCGTGGCCAGGCAGACGCAGCTGCGGTGGTTTTCGATGCTGGGCTTCAACGGTGTGCTGCTGGGCAACTACACGAGCAGCTACGGCGTGAACACAGGTGTGCAGGTGAACCACCAGGTGACCAAGCGGCTCAGTGTGAACGGTGGTGCGAGCTATGCGCACTCTGAGCTTTCCGGCGGGACCGCACCTGACCAGAGGCAGGACTCGGTGTTTCTCAATGCAGGCATCGGCTATCAGCTGATGGACAACCTGAACGTGAACGCGAACTACTCCTTCTCAACGCAGCTTTCGAACAACGCTCTGATCGAGTTTAACCGCAATCGTTTCTCTCTCGGAGCCACAGCCACCTTTTAG
- a CDS encoding GumC family protein, producing the protein MNESGNELQKHAMDTWQVIKNRFGLISLSFLLIFAAAAVLTYIMPRKYRGHVEMTIERITQDINVFDRNRGDSLAFTQEYIKTQFETITKPTTLYPVIDKLELAKKWQLPSRQAALAKLRANLETQSMLRSDFVVIDYYDQDAQLAANVANEVAHSYMAQRNSIETEKKHKALEVLQQQISEQEGLRRQAQVRSQEARRKAGIVGDWIVGGNNSLTPGGEMRSEKDSMVISREQALMQADQDILALQSEIDQVSKLSPDELIEQASGLKLENQNILAMTSKLQELKVAREGLMNEGRGRMHPQVLSADSQMAEYKKLILAAAQAHVAGLQNRLDAAKKKRDSLQVYNDDAKKELQDMTALYTEYKTAKDEVTYLEDLIVKMRSRYFEEKAGIELVKSPATIYSEAEPEAKPAKPNVPLHLALGGVLGLMFGLGLAFFLEYMDTTVKNLDDVERYLGVPVLAVVPKDVGVLHRSSGFNPDAEAYRILRTNIEFNRRNPDANCISVVSGGAGEGKSTTMVNLAYVCAQGGYNVLLIDADLRRPSLHTHFDVSHATGLTNYLTTDVRLEDVVLRTQVENLFFLPSGLLPADSAGLLNSQRMADMINEVKSRFDLVLIDSPPILGVSDASVLANLADMTMIVVQHRKLPRHMLMRVKQSVENVGGKVVGVVLNNVDLRSDAQYQYYTSYYTYYSPTNSPNGAQGGKSRRRKIKAETTATVLGGQGMPRAGGDDIF; encoded by the coding sequence ATGAACGAGTCCGGCAACGAACTGCAGAAACACGCGATGGACACCTGGCAGGTGATCAAGAATCGCTTTGGGCTGATTTCGCTCTCGTTTCTGCTGATCTTTGCAGCGGCGGCGGTGCTGACGTACATCATGCCGCGCAAGTATCGCGGACATGTGGAGATGACGATCGAGCGAATCACGCAGGACATCAACGTGTTTGACCGGAACCGCGGGGACAGCCTGGCCTTCACGCAGGAGTACATCAAGACGCAGTTTGAGACGATCACGAAGCCGACGACGCTGTATCCGGTGATCGACAAGCTGGAGCTGGCGAAGAAGTGGCAGCTGCCGAGCCGGCAGGCGGCGCTGGCAAAGCTGAGGGCGAACCTGGAGACGCAGTCGATGCTGAGGTCTGACTTTGTGGTGATCGACTACTATGACCAGGATGCGCAGCTGGCGGCGAACGTAGCGAACGAGGTGGCGCACAGCTACATGGCGCAGCGCAACAGCATCGAGACGGAGAAGAAGCACAAGGCGCTGGAAGTGCTGCAACAGCAGATCTCCGAGCAGGAGGGGCTGCGCCGGCAGGCGCAGGTGCGCTCGCAGGAAGCGAGGAGGAAGGCGGGGATCGTGGGTGACTGGATCGTGGGGGGGAACAACTCGCTGACGCCCGGTGGCGAGATGCGAAGTGAAAAGGACTCGATGGTGATCTCCCGTGAGCAGGCGCTGATGCAGGCGGACCAAGACATCCTGGCGCTGCAGTCCGAGATCGACCAGGTGAGCAAGCTTTCGCCAGATGAGCTGATCGAGCAGGCGTCTGGACTGAAGCTGGAGAACCAGAACATCCTGGCGATGACCTCGAAGCTGCAGGAGCTGAAGGTGGCGCGCGAGGGGCTCATGAATGAGGGGCGCGGGCGGATGCATCCGCAGGTGCTGAGCGCAGACAGCCAGATGGCGGAGTACAAGAAGCTGATCCTGGCAGCGGCGCAGGCCCATGTGGCGGGGCTGCAGAACCGGCTGGATGCGGCGAAGAAGAAGCGTGATTCGCTGCAGGTGTACAATGATGATGCCAAGAAGGAGCTGCAGGACATGACGGCGCTGTACACGGAGTACAAGACGGCCAAGGATGAGGTGACTTACCTGGAGGACCTGATTGTCAAAATGAGGTCGCGCTACTTTGAAGAAAAGGCGGGGATCGAGCTGGTGAAGTCTCCGGCGACGATCTACTCGGAGGCGGAGCCTGAGGCGAAGCCGGCGAAGCCGAATGTGCCGCTGCACCTGGCGCTGGGCGGCGTGCTGGGGCTGATGTTTGGGCTGGGGCTGGCCTTCTTCCTGGAGTACATGGACACGACGGTGAAGAACCTGGATGACGTGGAGCGCTATCTGGGGGTGCCGGTGCTGGCGGTGGTGCCGAAGGATGTGGGAGTGCTGCACCGCTCGAGCGGATTTAATCCTGATGCGGAGGCGTACCGTATTCTGCGAACGAACATCGAATTCAACCGCCGCAACCCGGATGCCAACTGCATCAGCGTGGTGAGCGGTGGTGCAGGCGAGGGGAAATCCACGACGATGGTGAACCTGGCGTATGTGTGTGCGCAGGGCGGATACAACGTGCTGCTTATTGATGCCGACCTGCGCAGGCCGAGCCTGCACACGCATTTTGATGTGAGCCATGCGACCGGGCTGACGAATTACCTGACCACTGACGTGCGGCTGGAGGATGTGGTGCTGCGCACGCAGGTGGAGAACCTGTTTTTCCTGCCGAGCGGACTGCTGCCTGCGGACAGCGCGGGGCTGCTGAACTCGCAGCGGATGGCGGACATGATCAACGAGGTGAAGAGCCGGTTTGACCTGGTGCTGATCGACTCTCCGCCGATCCTGGGGGTGAGTGATGCCTCGGTGCTGGCGAACCTGGCGGACATGACGATGATCGTGGTGCAGCACCGCAAGCTGCCACGCCACATGCTGATGCGGGTGAAGCAGAGCGTGGAGAATGTGGGGGGCAAGGTGGTGGGCGTGGTGCTGAACAACGTGGACCTGCGCAGCGACGCCCAGTACCAGTATTACACGAGCTACTACACCTACTACTCGCCGACGAATTCGCCGAATGGCGCTCAGGGCGGGAAGTCGCGACGCCGGAAGATCAAGGCTGAGACGACGGCGACGGTGCTGGGCGGCCAGGGCATGCCGCGAGCGGGCGGCGATGATATTTTTTAA